One segment of Leptospirillum ferrooxidans C2-3 DNA contains the following:
- a CDS encoding RNA-guided endonuclease InsQ/TnpB family protein, translating into MFSEEELRSQTLGFDRGVTIPVMASSGRRIDFSPIQKIRMEKKERAKKRWQRKLSRQVKGSDNRRKSRKRLARTFEYAKKVRKDVIHKATRDLVSEPDRNLFVVEDLKIKNMTRKPEGKQDDSGGYAKNGARAKAGLNRAILSSCWGLFVLFLSYKSLRSGKLVIKVSPQYSSQECVRCGHIHPDNRPSRAEFICQHCGLKDNADHNASRVIARRGVRLLLEWKIQKKEIWRCGIGKGKQLGREPSEVKASFDSDQTRRPKRLRETSAKEDIRSRDRKHLRKPQNV; encoded by the coding sequence ATGTTTTCGGAAGAGGAGCTCCGGAGTCAAACGCTCGGCTTCGACCGGGGCGTGACGATTCCGGTCATGGCAAGCTCCGGTCGAAGAATCGATTTCTCCCCGATCCAGAAGATCCGGATGGAGAAGAAGGAGCGGGCCAAAAAACGCTGGCAACGAAAACTCTCGCGACAGGTCAAAGGCTCGGACAACCGAAGAAAGAGCCGGAAGCGTCTGGCCCGGACCTTCGAATACGCAAAAAAGGTCCGGAAGGATGTGATCCACAAGGCCACCCGTGACCTCGTCTCGGAACCGGACAGGAACCTCTTCGTCGTCGAGGATCTCAAGATCAAAAACATGACGAGGAAGCCGGAAGGCAAACAGGACGATTCGGGAGGGTATGCCAAGAACGGAGCCCGAGCCAAGGCCGGACTCAACCGGGCGATCCTGTCGTCCTGCTGGGGGCTCTTCGTCCTCTTCCTTTCGTACAAGTCCCTTCGATCCGGGAAGCTCGTGATCAAGGTCTCACCGCAATACAGTTCGCAGGAATGCGTCCGGTGCGGGCACATTCACCCGGACAACCGGCCTTCCCGGGCCGAGTTCATCTGCCAACACTGCGGACTAAAAGACAATGCCGATCACAACGCCAGCCGAGTCATCGCCCGAAGGGGGGTCCGGCTTCTTCTGGAATGGAAGATCCAGAAAAAAGAGATTTGGCGGTGCGGGATCGGAAAAGGGAAACAACTAGGGCGGGAACCGTCCGAAGTCAAAGCCTCCTTCGATTCCGATCAGACGCGAAGGCCAAAACGCCTTCGCGAAACCTCGGCGAAAGAGGACATCCGCTCGCGAGACCGGAAACACCTCCGGAAGCCGCAAAACGTTTAG
- the rho gene encoding transcription termination factor Rho has product MNLAELKEKSIADLTDLAKELHIEGAVNLRKQDLIFALLQAQAEKNGTIYGEGVLEILQDGFGFLRSPLYNYLPGPDDIYVSPSQIRRFNLRTGDTVWGQIRPPKEGERYFAMLKVEKVNLEDSDTGREKILFDNLTPLYPMERIRLETTPDDLSMRVMDLATPIGKGQRGLIVAPPRTGKTVLLQGIAKAIARNHPEIVLIVLLIDERPEEVTDMLRQVKGEVVSSTFDEPPQRHIQVAEMVLEKAKRLAESQKDVVILLDSITRLARAFNTVAPPSGKVLSGGLDSNALQRPKRFFGSARNIEEGGSITIIATALVDTGSRMDDVIFEEFKGTGNMELHLDRHLADRRIFPAIDPTRSGTRKEELLLDKDELNKMWILRKALNSNNPQDDMEYLLGNMKGTKGNKEFLERMMKG; this is encoded by the coding sequence ATGAATCTTGCGGAACTAAAAGAAAAAAGCATTGCCGATTTGACGGATCTCGCCAAGGAACTCCATATCGAAGGCGCGGTCAACCTGCGGAAACAGGATCTGATTTTCGCTCTTCTCCAGGCTCAAGCCGAAAAAAATGGAACGATTTATGGTGAAGGGGTCCTCGAGATCCTTCAGGACGGTTTTGGTTTTCTCCGTTCTCCACTTTATAATTATCTTCCCGGTCCGGATGATATTTATGTATCCCCTTCCCAGATCCGCCGTTTCAATCTTCGGACAGGAGACACTGTTTGGGGGCAGATCCGTCCACCAAAGGAAGGTGAACGGTATTTTGCGATGCTTAAGGTGGAAAAGGTCAACCTTGAGGATTCGGACACGGGTCGGGAGAAGATTCTTTTTGATAATTTGACTCCGCTTTATCCGATGGAGCGAATCCGTCTGGAAACAACACCGGATGACCTCTCGATGAGGGTGATGGATCTTGCCACTCCGATCGGAAAGGGCCAGCGGGGTTTGATCGTGGCACCTCCGCGCACAGGAAAAACCGTCCTCCTTCAGGGAATTGCCAAGGCAATCGCAAGAAACCATCCCGAGATTGTACTGATTGTCCTCCTGATCGATGAGCGTCCGGAAGAGGTGACCGATATGTTGCGCCAGGTCAAGGGAGAGGTGGTCAGCAGTACCTTTGATGAACCGCCGCAAAGACATATTCAGGTCGCTGAGATGGTTCTTGAAAAAGCCAAGCGACTGGCAGAGTCCCAAAAGGATGTGGTGATTCTTCTGGATAGTATTACCCGTCTTGCCAGAGCTTTTAATACCGTGGCTCCCCCTTCCGGAAAAGTTCTGTCAGGTGGTCTTGACTCCAATGCCCTTCAGCGTCCCAAACGCTTTTTTGGATCTGCCAGGAATATTGAGGAAGGTGGTAGTATCACCATTATTGCCACGGCACTTGTTGATACCGGAAGCAGGATGGATGATGTTATCTTTGAGGAATTCAAGGGAACAGGCAATATGGAACTTCACCTTGATCGCCATCTTGCTGACAGGAGAATCTTTCCGGCGATCGATCCCACACGATCCGGAACCCGTAAGGAAGAACTTCTTCTTGACAAGGATGAACTCAACAAGATGTGGATCTTGCGAAAGGCGCTGAATTCCAATAACCCTCAGGATGATATGGAATACTTGCTGGGGAACATGAAAGGCACCAAAGGAAACAAGGAGTTTCTTGAACGGATGATGAAGGGGTAA
- a CDS encoding arginase family protein, with protein sequence MIATYYVTDSLSHDSGSNHPESSERVRSLNTLFISMEKERLTTIHEISPAKDLSLFRMAHDPAYIDFLERPPKPLPISIDPDTSLSPGSLAAMKGLSGAITTINKQIGSSQRAFLLARPPGHHARRSAGMGFCLVNTIATQALSLLSWNPTLRIAIFDFDVHHGNGTEEILGKTPGVLTISTHQYPFYPGTGSGRENHTGHSGEGLLDIPLPEGTTDDAYYRTFESCILPRLTRFAPDVLLVSAGFDGHREDPLGGFLLTEKTYRHIGKQLSSVFPSTFIVSILEGGYNLRALTNSVRSYMEGLNS encoded by the coding sequence TTGATCGCGACCTATTATGTCACGGATTCGCTGAGCCATGATTCCGGATCGAATCATCCGGAATCGTCTGAAAGAGTGAGATCTCTGAACACACTTTTTATCTCCATGGAGAAAGAGAGACTGACCACAATACATGAGATTTCACCTGCAAAAGACCTTTCTCTTTTTCGGATGGCTCATGACCCTGCCTATATTGATTTTCTGGAGAGACCCCCAAAACCGCTTCCGATCAGTATTGATCCAGACACATCCCTATCCCCAGGCTCTCTTGCCGCCATGAAAGGACTTTCCGGAGCAATCACCACAATCAACAAACAAATCGGTTCCAGCCAGAGAGCATTTCTTCTGGCAAGGCCACCCGGCCACCACGCCCGGCGATCAGCCGGAATGGGTTTTTGCCTTGTCAACACCATCGCCACTCAGGCGCTCTCTCTTCTCTCTTGGAACCCGACACTCCGGATTGCCATCTTCGACTTTGATGTCCATCACGGAAACGGCACAGAAGAAATTCTGGGAAAAACACCTGGAGTCCTTACCATCAGCACGCACCAGTACCCTTTCTATCCCGGTACCGGAAGCGGACGAGAGAATCATACTGGCCATTCAGGAGAGGGGTTGCTGGATATTCCCCTCCCTGAAGGAACCACTGACGATGCCTATTACCGGACTTTCGAATCCTGCATCCTGCCTAGGCTCACCAGGTTTGCACCTGACGTGTTGCTCGTTTCTGCCGGGTTTGACGGCCATCGGGAGGATCCACTGGGGGGATTTCTTCTGACGGAAAAAACCTATCGGCATATAGGGAAACAGCTTTCTTCCGTTTTTCCGTCCACTTTTATTGTCTCGATCCTTGAAGGAGGGTATAATCTGAGGGCCCTGACAAATAGCGTCAGGTCTTACATGGAAGGACTGAACAGTTGA
- the rpmE gene encoding 50S ribosomal protein L31, protein MKPGIHPEYEIATVSCACGNTFETRNTTGDLKIEICNLCHPFFTGTMKIIDAEGRVDRFNKRYRQAGK, encoded by the coding sequence ATGAAACCAGGAATTCATCCCGAGTATGAAATTGCCACTGTCAGCTGTGCATGTGGAAATACCTTTGAGACAAGAAACACCACAGGCGACCTGAAGATTGAAATTTGTAACCTCTGTCATCCCTTCTTTACAGGAACGATGAAAATCATTGATGCTGAAGGCCGTGTCGATCGCTTCAACAAGAGATATCGTCAGGCTGGCAAGTAA
- the prfA gene encoding peptide chain release factor 1, translated as MPPSGMIEKVRPRIEAMIERYREITGKMGDPSVSKDHTLYMKLAKDQSELSSIVEAYERFCQMEKERSDLDEIRSDPSMSDLIGAEEERISREIASLEGKLLDSIFPPDPFDQKNLYLEIRAGAGGDEAGLFARELGRLYMRFMDRHRLKAEIMETSDTEIGGSKEIVIHVQGRGAYSLLKFESGVHRVQRVPVTEAGGRIHTSTVTVAVMPEADEVDVQIDAKDLRIDTFCASSAGGQSVNTTYSAVRITHIPSNIVVSCQDERSQLKNRAKAMKVLRSRLLEREMSRQNEIIASDRKSQVGSGDRSERIRTYNFPQNRVTDHRVGLTLYQLDQVMEGEIDPFIGALRAQERAREIEQFG; from the coding sequence TTGCCACCCTCTGGCATGATCGAGAAGGTTCGTCCCCGTATCGAGGCAATGATTGAGCGATACAGGGAAATTACCGGTAAGATGGGGGATCCTTCGGTTTCGAAGGATCATACCCTCTATATGAAACTTGCCAAGGACCAGTCGGAGCTCTCTTCGATTGTAGAGGCTTACGAACGTTTCTGCCAGATGGAAAAAGAGCGCTCCGATCTTGACGAGATCCGGAGCGATCCCTCGATGTCTGATCTGATCGGAGCCGAAGAAGAGCGGATCTCCCGGGAGATTGCTTCTCTCGAGGGTAAGCTTCTGGACTCGATTTTTCCTCCGGATCCCTTTGACCAGAAAAATCTTTACCTAGAGATCCGGGCAGGTGCAGGAGGAGATGAGGCGGGTCTTTTTGCCCGTGAACTGGGTCGCCTTTATATGAGATTCATGGATCGGCATCGCCTGAAGGCCGAAATCATGGAAACGAGCGATACCGAAATCGGTGGCTCAAAAGAAATTGTCATTCACGTTCAGGGCCGTGGTGCCTACAGTCTGCTCAAGTTTGAGAGCGGTGTCCATCGGGTTCAGAGAGTGCCTGTTACCGAGGCGGGTGGGCGGATCCACACTTCGACCGTTACGGTTGCCGTTATGCCAGAGGCAGATGAAGTGGATGTGCAGATTGATGCCAAGGACCTCAGAATTGATACTTTTTGCGCCTCATCCGCTGGCGGACAAAGTGTCAATACGACTTATTCGGCTGTCCGCATTACCCATATACCCAGCAATATTGTGGTTTCCTGCCAGGATGAGCGTTCTCAGCTGAAAAATCGGGCGAAGGCAATGAAAGTTCTCAGGTCTCGACTTCTCGAAAGGGAGATGAGTCGTCAAAACGAGATTATCGCCTCTGATCGGAAAAGTCAGGTTGGAAGCGGAGATCGCTCCGAAAGGATTCGGACCTACAACTTTCCCCAAAATCGGGTCACGGATCACAGGGTCGGTTTGACGCTCTACCAGCTTGACCAGGTGATGGAGGGGGAGATAGATCCATTTATCGGAGCTCTCAGGGCACAGGAGAGGGCTCGGGAGATAGAGCAGTTTGGATGA
- a CDS encoding cytochrome 579, which translates to MRIWTMAVMGAAVIGFASAQAFAGELDILKPRVPADQLAAAKAMNPPFPVTADAIAKGKEVFNGAGTCYTCHGVAGDGNGPGAAGMDPAPRNFTNKQFEQVRTSGEMFWVIANGSPLQPAMVGFVSAGQITEKQAWEAAIYERSLGCGNDMDCVAGSASWVGKQPVKEEAAGNLKPELLNLSAK; encoded by the coding sequence ATGAGGATTTGGACAATGGCTGTTATGGGTGCAGCTGTGATTGGCTTCGCTTCAGCTCAGGCATTCGCTGGTGAGCTCGACATCCTGAAACCACGCGTTCCAGCTGATCAGCTTGCCGCCGCCAAGGCAATGAATCCCCCTTTCCCCGTGACTGCTGATGCAATTGCGAAGGGCAAGGAAGTTTTTAATGGTGCCGGTACTTGCTATACATGTCATGGTGTTGCTGGTGACGGAAACGGCCCTGGCGCCGCCGGAATGGATCCTGCTCCCCGCAATTTCACCAACAAGCAGTTCGAACAGGTCAGAACATCTGGCGAAATGTTTTGGGTCATCGCCAATGGATCTCCTCTCCAGCCCGCCATGGTGGGTTTTGTGAGCGCAGGACAGATCACAGAAAAGCAGGCATGGGAAGCTGCCATTTATGAGAGAAGTCTCGGCTGCGGAAATGATATGGATTGTGTTGCCGGAAGTGCCAGCTGGGTTGGCAAGCAGCCAGTCAAGGAAGAGGCTGCCGGGAATCTGAAGCCAGAGCTCTTGAACCTGAGCGCCAAGTAA
- the prmC gene encoding peptide chain release factor N(5)-glutamine methyltransferase, which produces MVDHPTGHERPMTVDEWLSWGTRMLLELEDAPDREARGLMASILGGVGSVVINGPRPLPPELADLYVERIARRRNREPFHLITGNVPFYGTIFSVCPGVLIPRPETELLIEQIFLRRQGCPPKSILELGGGSGAIICSLLSLFPEARGVAVDIESAPLECMMENRKRLSLENRLSLLAGNWDDAILPGLPFDLIVSNPPYIASGEIMSLMDEVRNYEPHRALDGGEDGLDCYRQILYSDIPYRVASGGLMAMEIGAGQRWAFESSGPFALIEGFGPAEFVSDWAGHDRVVIWERKD; this is translated from the coding sequence ATGGTAGATCATCCTACTGGCCATGAACGCCCCATGACGGTTGATGAGTGGCTATCATGGGGAACCCGGATGCTTTTGGAGCTTGAAGATGCTCCTGATCGGGAAGCAAGGGGTTTGATGGCATCGATTCTGGGAGGCGTCGGGTCTGTTGTGATCAATGGACCGAGACCATTGCCTCCGGAGTTGGCCGACCTTTACGTCGAACGGATTGCTCGCCGCAGGAATAGAGAGCCGTTCCATCTGATCACTGGAAACGTTCCGTTTTACGGAACGATTTTTTCGGTTTGCCCGGGTGTCCTGATCCCGAGGCCGGAGACAGAGCTCCTGATCGAGCAGATATTTCTCCGGAGACAAGGCTGTCCTCCCAAAAGCATTCTCGAGCTTGGAGGCGGATCAGGTGCCATCATCTGCTCTCTTCTTTCGCTATTTCCGGAGGCAAGGGGGGTCGCTGTGGATATAGAGTCGGCGCCGCTGGAATGTATGATGGAAAACAGAAAGCGGCTATCTCTCGAAAACCGTTTAAGCCTCTTGGCGGGAAATTGGGATGATGCGATTTTGCCAGGTCTCCCCTTTGACCTGATTGTCTCGAATCCCCCCTATATTGCTTCCGGAGAAATCATGAGCCTGATGGACGAGGTCCGAAATTATGAACCCCATCGGGCACTGGATGGTGGGGAGGATGGTCTCGACTGTTACCGGCAAATCCTGTATTCGGACATTCCTTACAGGGTGGCTTCAGGCGGTCTTATGGCGATGGAGATCGGTGCCGGTCAACGTTGGGCTTTTGAGAGCTCCGGACCGTTTGCTCTCATCGAAGGATTTGGTCCGGCTGAATTTGTATCCGATTGGGCAGGACATGATCGGGTTGTGATCTGGGAAAGGAAGGATTAG